In the Nicotiana tabacum cultivar K326 chromosome 16, ASM71507v2, whole genome shotgun sequence genome, one interval contains:
- the LOC107815538 gene encoding bidirectional sugar transporter SWEET1-like, producing MSHVIKILHTTFGLFGNVFGILLFLAPLITFKRIIMKRSTEKFSGVPYLMSLFNCLFSAWYGLAFVSRNNTLLTVLASIGGGLEAIYVLIFLIFAPKREKLKISGILFVVLSIFSMVALVSVLTLHGNKRKLLCGLAFAITCIMMFGAPLTVMRQVIKSKSVEYMPFFLSLSVFNSSTSWAIYGILGKDPFIIVPNAIGTLLGSVQLILYAIYRDNKGEGKKDEMNGSIETGLGKPQEKKLDCIQNEIQKEKYGSKCII from the exons ATGAGTCATGTTATCAAAATTCTCCATACGACCTTCGGACTTTTTG GAAATGTTTTTGGTATATTACTATTCTTGGCGCCCTT GATTACATTCAAAAGGATTATCATGAAGAGATCAACAGAGAAATTTTCGGGCGTGCCATATTTAATGAGTCTCTTCAACTGCTTGTTCTCAGCTTG GTATGGTCTGGCTTTTGTGTCACGGAACAACACGTTGTTAACAGTGCTGGCTTCTATAGGTGGTGGCTTGGAGGCAATCTATGTGTTAATTTTCCTCATATTTGCACCCAAGAGAGAGAAGCTTAAGATCTCTGGAATTCTGTTTGTGGTTCTTTCCATATTTTCAATGGTGGCTTTGGTCTCTGTGTTAACACTCCATGGCAATAAAAGAAAGCTCCTTTGTGGCTTAGCTTTTGCTATTACCTGTATTATGATGTTTGGTGCTCCTCTTACTGTTATG AGGCAAGTGATCAAATCTAAAAGTGTGGAGTACATGCCATTCTTCTTGTCACTATCTGTATTCAACTCTAGTACCTCATGGGCAATCTACGGCATACTCGGAAAGGATCCCTTCATTATT GTACCAAATGCAATTGGAACTTTATTAGGATCAGTGCAGTTGATTTTATATGCAATTTATCGCGATAACAAAGGGGAAGGCAAGAAAGACGAAATGAACGGTTCAATCGAAACAGGGCTTGGAAAACCCCAAGAAAAGAAGCTAGATTGCATTCAAAATGAGATAcagaaagaaaaatatggaagCAAGTGCATTATTTGA